In Streptococcus parasuis, the following proteins share a genomic window:
- a CDS encoding FMN-binding protein translates to MKNTKWMLKSLLVLGAAVTLVACGAKEESSTTTSSTAETTTSESSTSAWKDGTYKAESGFDERGWKFVHEITIKDGKITASTADYEDKDGNLKSENAEYNTTMKEKSGISSAEATDKLDEELLAAQSADVEVVSGATHTSENFKKSTEALLKAAEEGKTDTITLTFE, encoded by the coding sequence ATGAAAAACACAAAATGGATGTTGAAAAGTTTGTTAGTTCTCGGCGCTGCTGTAACTTTGGTAGCATGTGGTGCTAAAGAAGAATCATCTACAACAACATCATCAACAGCAGAAACAACTACTTCTGAATCTTCTACATCAGCTTGGAAAGATGGAACTTACAAAGCTGAGTCAGGATTTGATGAACGCGGATGGAAATTTGTTCATGAAATTACAATTAAAGACGGAAAAATCACTGCTTCAACTGCTGACTATGAAGACAAAGATGGTAATTTGAAATCTGAAAATGCTGAATACAATACAACAATGAAAGAAAAATCAGGTATATCTTCTGCAGAAGCTACAGATAAACTTGATGAAGAACTTCTTGCAGCACAAAGTGCAGATGTAGAAGTGGTTTCAGGTGCAACCCATACTTCTGAAAACTTCAAAAAATCAACTGAAGCACTTTTGAAAGCTGCTGAAGAAGGAAAAACAGATACTATCACACTTACATTTGAGTAA
- a CDS encoding NAD(P)/FAD-dependent oxidoreductase produces the protein MTKNIVIVGAGYAGIAAARLLGKTFKKNKDVSVTLIDKNSFHTYMTELHEVAAGRVEANAIKYDLQRIFKKYPKVQLVTDKVVEIDYDKKQVVAEHQTLAFDYLLLSMGGEANDFGVKGVKEHGFTLWSIEAAERLHDHMIDACYRAMREHDEAKRRALLTFTVIGAGFTGIEMIGELIDWVPILAREFKLDPKEFSLKVVEATPNILAMVTEKEQVKARKYLEKKGVELVLGDGVASVQEDSLTLASGRQIQTYTSIWTAGVQANSDASEFGIEKARAGRLIANEFMEAKGKENVYVAGDLVYFEESEGKPTPQIVQAAEQTGHTAASNIIAAINGGEKHSYKGKYDGFMVSIGSRYGVAFLMDKYHMSGFFAMAVKHMVNLLYFFTIRSFFYMGSYVRHEFFDIKNKRNIFGGHTSGKGNLLWTVPMRLLYGSVWLYEGVKKAFGLFGTTSWFGDQVVFPFPWLADPVSGASAAETVSSASQAATAVAEAAHPIFGLSYAYGETPMTVLEKMPNWFASIMEFLMPNQEVALFMQKFMTIAEIGIGLALIAGAFVWIVSAATVALVVMFSLSGMFYWVNIWFIPAAISLMNGSGRAFGLDYWIMPWLGRFLDKTIYGKPKHIYRIKDNK, from the coding sequence GTGACGAAAAATATTGTGATTGTCGGTGCTGGCTACGCAGGGATTGCAGCAGCTCGACTATTAGGGAAAACGTTTAAGAAAAACAAAGATGTAAGCGTTACCTTGATTGATAAAAACTCTTTCCATACTTACATGACAGAGTTGCATGAAGTGGCTGCAGGACGTGTGGAAGCTAATGCGATTAAGTATGACTTACAACGAATCTTTAAAAAATATCCAAAGGTTCAGTTGGTAACAGATAAAGTTGTAGAAATTGACTACGATAAGAAACAAGTCGTTGCTGAACACCAAACCTTGGCATTTGATTATTTGCTTCTTTCTATGGGTGGTGAGGCGAATGACTTTGGTGTCAAAGGTGTCAAAGAACATGGTTTCACTTTATGGTCAATTGAGGCAGCTGAACGTTTGCATGATCACATGATTGATGCTTGCTACCGTGCCATGCGTGAACATGATGAAGCAAAACGACGTGCCCTTCTGACCTTTACAGTTATCGGTGCTGGCTTCACAGGTATTGAGATGATCGGTGAGTTGATTGACTGGGTACCGATTTTGGCGCGTGAGTTCAAGTTGGATCCAAAAGAATTCTCACTTAAGGTTGTTGAGGCAACGCCAAATATCTTGGCTATGGTTACTGAAAAAGAGCAAGTCAAGGCTCGCAAATACCTTGAGAAAAAAGGTGTTGAATTGGTTCTTGGCGATGGTGTAGCAAGTGTACAAGAAGATAGCTTAACATTGGCATCTGGCCGTCAAATTCAAACCTACACCTCTATTTGGACTGCAGGTGTTCAAGCAAATTCTGATGCTAGTGAATTCGGTATTGAAAAAGCGCGTGCAGGTCGCCTAATTGCCAATGAATTCATGGAAGCCAAAGGCAAAGAAAATGTCTATGTGGCTGGTGACTTGGTTTACTTTGAAGAATCAGAAGGAAAACCAACCCCTCAAATCGTTCAAGCAGCTGAACAAACTGGTCATACTGCAGCAAGCAATATCATTGCAGCGATCAACGGCGGAGAAAAGCACAGTTATAAAGGCAAGTATGATGGTTTTATGGTATCTATCGGATCACGCTATGGTGTAGCATTCTTGATGGATAAGTACCATATGTCAGGGTTCTTTGCGATGGCTGTAAAACATATGGTCAACTTACTTTATTTCTTTACCATTCGCAGTTTCTTCTACATGGGATCCTATGTACGTCATGAATTCTTTGATATTAAGAATAAACGAAATATTTTTGGTGGTCATACATCTGGTAAAGGAAACCTTTTATGGACTGTGCCAATGCGCCTGTTATATGGCTCTGTTTGGCTCTATGAAGGGGTGAAAAAAGCATTTGGATTGTTCGGAACAACCTCATGGTTTGGGGATCAAGTTGTTTTCCCATTCCCATGGTTAGCTGATCCTGTATCTGGAGCGTCAGCAGCTGAAACAGTATCAAGCGCTTCACAAGCAGCTACTGCAGTAGCAGAAGCAGCTCATCCAATCTTTGGGTTGAGTTATGCTTATGGTGAGACACCAATGACGGTATTAGAAAAAATGCCTAACTGGTTTGCATCTATCATGGAATTCTTAATGCCAAACCAAGAAGTTGCACTATTTATGCAAAAATTCATGACTATTGCAGAAATTGGGATTGGTTTAGCCTTGATTGCAGGTGCATTTGTATGGATTGTCTCTGCTGCAACAGTCGCTTTGGTTGTGATGTTTAGTTTATCAGGAATGTTCTACTGGGTAAATATTTGGTTTATCCCAGCAGCAATCTCATTAATGAATGGTTCTGGTAGAGCATTTGGATTAGATTATTGGATTATGCCATGGTTAGGTCGCTTCCTTGATAAGACCATTTATGGGAAGCCCAAGCATATATACAGGATCAAGGATAATAAATAA
- a CDS encoding NusG domain II-containing protein yields MTFKSILKQFKLFDYLLIGLTLLLSFVPAIFTYMHLTSQSNETKIIAYVRINGEVVDQFELSKDTPHQEITYYPNEGQYNIIEVDGERIRDKEDNSPDQIAVMTGWISQPGELSVCLPHNLLIEIKAVGGDNSDEEELILPL; encoded by the coding sequence ATGACATTCAAATCCATTCTCAAACAATTCAAATTATTTGACTATCTATTAATTGGACTGACCCTTCTATTATCCTTTGTCCCAGCGATTTTTACATACATGCATTTAACGTCACAGTCAAATGAAACTAAAATCATTGCATATGTTAGGATAAACGGTGAGGTCGTCGATCAATTTGAATTATCAAAAGATACTCCTCATCAAGAAATTACCTATTATCCAAACGAAGGACAATACAATATTATTGAAGTCGATGGCGAACGGATTCGTGACAAAGAGGACAATAGTCCTGACCAGATTGCTGTGATGACTGGCTGGATTAGCCAACCAGGTGAACTTTCCGTTTGTCTGCCACACAATCTCCTGATTGAAATTAAAGCTGTCGGTGGGGACAACTCTGACGAAGAAGAACTCATTTTACCATTATAA
- the menA gene encoding 1,4-dihydroxy-2-naphthoate polyprenyltransferase, translated as MNKSKNGLSLPVFLEFVEIKTKVASVFPMTLGLLWAAYRYQTFNWLNTLLFVLAVLSFDMCTTAINNSMDYHKAKDEAYRQESNVIGKFSLDFQQMIGIVFTLLIFSILISLLLVWRTSWLLLPMGALCFLIGIFYTFGPIPLSRMPLGEVFSGVTMGFGIFFLAVFIQQPDLLLMSQVSGQWMTLQFSWTRILEIVFMSIPLVSLIANIMLANNTCDLEEDIRNHRYTLVYYIGKKNALKLYFVLASLPWLLWLLYCLTGFLPFWALIGLLGLVPAYHSLERFLKKQVKRETFIEAVKSFVLFSGVHVLTLLVAVIFNK; from the coding sequence GTGAATAAATCAAAGAACGGGCTCAGTTTACCCGTATTTCTAGAATTTGTCGAAATCAAAACAAAGGTCGCCAGTGTCTTTCCTATGACACTGGGGCTTCTATGGGCAGCTTATCGCTATCAGACTTTTAATTGGTTGAATACGCTGTTGTTTGTCCTGGCAGTACTGAGTTTTGATATGTGCACGACCGCAATAAACAATAGTATGGATTATCATAAGGCAAAAGATGAAGCCTATCGTCAAGAAAGTAATGTGATTGGGAAGTTTTCGCTTGATTTTCAGCAAATGATTGGTATTGTTTTTACCTTACTTATTTTTTCCATCCTGATTTCTTTATTGCTTGTCTGGCGTACGAGCTGGCTCCTTTTGCCGATGGGAGCCTTATGTTTCTTGATTGGAATCTTTTACACATTTGGTCCGATTCCTTTGTCAAGAATGCCACTGGGTGAAGTTTTCTCGGGCGTAACCATGGGATTTGGCATCTTCTTTCTTGCTGTATTTATTCAGCAACCAGATTTGCTATTGATGAGCCAAGTAAGTGGTCAGTGGATGACCTTGCAATTCTCTTGGACAAGGATCCTCGAAATTGTTTTTATGTCCATTCCTTTGGTAAGCCTGATTGCTAATATCATGTTGGCGAACAACACTTGTGATTTGGAAGAAGATATTCGCAACCATCGCTACACCTTGGTTTACTATATTGGCAAGAAAAATGCTTTGAAACTATACTTTGTCTTGGCAAGTTTACCATGGTTGCTGTGGCTGTTGTACTGTTTGACTGGTTTCTTGCCATTCTGGGCATTGATTGGTTTGCTTGGTCTAGTGCCTGCTTATCATAGTTTGGAACGATTCTTGAAAAAGCAAGTAAAGCGAGAAACTTTTATTGAAGCAGTAAAAAGTTTTGTTCTCTTTTCAGGAGTTCATGTTCTTACGTTACTAGTAGCCGTTATATTTAATAAATAA
- a CDS encoding Gx transporter family protein: MNSKRKTLNFITMLAAQAVVISVVERLIPTPFSFAPGAKLGLGNLISLIAIFTLPAKDSVKVVSLRLLISTFLGGTFSTFLYSFAGVTLSYIVMLSAKQLGPRRVSPIGISILGGMMHNVGQLIVFATIARSFYVLNYLPILSFSGILSGFLVGLAATYLLEKVGPLRYYHYKILAEWK, translated from the coding sequence ATGAATTCCAAACGTAAAACCTTAAATTTTATTACGATGTTAGCTGCACAAGCTGTCGTAATTTCGGTAGTTGAACGATTAATCCCTACACCTTTCTCTTTTGCCCCTGGCGCTAAACTAGGCCTTGGCAACCTCATCAGCTTGATTGCAATATTTACACTCCCTGCGAAAGATAGTGTAAAAGTGGTTTCGTTACGCTTACTTATTTCAACTTTTCTAGGTGGTACTTTCTCCACTTTTCTCTATAGTTTCGCAGGAGTGACTCTAAGCTATATTGTAATGTTATCTGCAAAACAACTCGGACCTCGTCGGGTCAGCCCAATTGGCATTTCAATACTGGGAGGTATGATGCACAACGTCGGTCAATTGATTGTTTTCGCTACCATCGCTCGCTCTTTTTATGTATTGAACTACCTTCCGATACTCTCTTTTAGCGGAATACTTTCTGGATTTTTGGTAGGATTGGCCGCCACTTACTTGCTTGAAAAAGTGGGTCCTCTTCGTTACTATCACTATAAAATATTAGCTGAGTGGAAATAG
- a CDS encoding FAD:protein FMN transferase — translation MKKGIRLFVICIATFLLVACGAKKTETLPVVKTPLTRSESLLHTVVQLSIYHDDQEEVMDEAIAYIKEMESLLSTNLEGSDVYRINQAAGKEAVKVDDRTFEVIEKAIETSEESDGLFDISIGAVTNLWKIGDEDARKPSDEEIQAALPYINYKDITLDKENQTVYIKKGMTLELGAISKGYIADKVRELFESKGITTAIINLGGNVVVMGDSPKTQKGWNVGVQDPDQVRGVTVGSVPETHDSVVTSGIYERYIEVDGVKYHHILDPKTGYPVENDISGVTVFSKTSVQGDALSTTLFLLGVEKGLAFINQMDGVEAVFIDKEHGVHLSDGLKDSFELTNEEYHLVSE, via the coding sequence ATGAAAAAGGGAATCCGTTTATTTGTAATTTGTATTGCCACATTTCTCCTAGTAGCATGCGGAGCTAAGAAAACGGAAACGTTACCTGTCGTAAAAACTCCATTGACTCGTAGCGAAAGTCTACTACATACAGTAGTGCAATTGAGTATCTATCACGATGATCAAGAGGAAGTGATGGATGAGGCAATCGCCTATATCAAGGAAATGGAAAGTTTGCTGTCAACGAATTTGGAGGGATCAGATGTTTATCGGATCAATCAGGCGGCTGGAAAAGAAGCTGTCAAAGTAGATGATCGGACTTTTGAAGTAATTGAGAAGGCTATCGAGACCAGTGAAGAGAGTGATGGTTTATTTGATATTTCAATCGGTGCTGTGACTAATCTCTGGAAAATTGGGGATGAAGATGCACGTAAACCCAGTGATGAAGAAATACAGGCTGCTTTGCCATATATAAACTACAAGGATATCACTCTGGATAAGGAAAACCAAACAGTCTATATCAAGAAAGGAATGACCTTAGAACTTGGTGCCATTTCAAAAGGATATATTGCGGATAAAGTGAGAGAGTTGTTTGAAAGTAAAGGGATTACTACAGCCATTATCAACCTTGGTGGGAATGTTGTGGTCATGGGTGACTCACCGAAAACACAAAAGGGTTGGAACGTTGGCGTTCAAGATCCGGATCAAGTTCGAGGGGTAACGGTTGGCTCCGTTCCTGAGACGCACGATTCAGTTGTTACTTCTGGTATCTATGAACGGTATATTGAGGTAGATGGTGTAAAATATCACCATATTTTAGATCCTAAAACAGGCTATCCTGTAGAGAATGACATTTCAGGAGTCACAGTTTTTTCAAAAACCTCGGTTCAAGGAGATGCCTTGTCTACAACTCTTTTCTTGCTCGGTGTTGAAAAAGGACTTGCATTCATCAACCAAATGGATGGAGTAGAAGCGGTCTTTATTGATAAGGAGCACGGTGTTCATCTGAGCGATGGACTTAAAGATAGCTTTGAATTAACGAATGAGGAGTATCATCTTGTCAGTGAATAA